One Thermofilum sp. genomic window carries:
- a CDS encoding MBL fold metallo-hydrolase codes for MPLSLRFGRVLVERAGYSGVTLSLGGEKLCIDVLEPRGCSAVLYSHSHPRHAPGVVPREALAPFLGSVKPGSQVDLGWARVEAVEAYNPWEGAPHPKGFGVGFLVELGGLRVYYAGDTSFVEELSSLPAGLEVAVLPVGGGAVMTPEEAFEAVRTLKPVLTLPVHFDDEKLYWKFKVLAQPYTQVAALRVR; via the coding sequence GTGCCTCTCTCGCTTCGGTTCGGCAGGGTGCTGGTCGAGAGGGCCGGGTACTCTGGCGTCACCTTGTCCCTCGGCGGCGAGAAGCTCTGCATCGACGTGCTCGAGCCGCGTGGCTGCAGCGCTGTCCTCTACTCTCACAGCCACCCGCGCCACGCCCCGGGAGTGGTTCCGCGGGAGGCTCTCGCACCGTTCCTGGGCAGCGTGAAGCCCGGCTCGCAGGTGGACTTAGGCTGGGCGCGCGTCGAGGCGGTTGAAGCGTACAACCCCTGGGAGGGGGCTCCGCACCCCAAGGGCTTCGGGGTGGGCTTTCTCGTGGAGCTGGGGGGCTTGAGGGTTTACTACGCGGGGGATACGAGCTTCGTCGAGGAGCTCTCCTCGCTGCCCGCCGGCCTGGAGGTAGCGGTGCTCCCGGTTGGCGGCGGGGCTGTGATGACGCCTGAGGAGGCTTTCGAGGCTGTGAGGACTCTGAAGCCCGTGTTGACGCTCCCCGTCCACTTCGACGACGAGAAGCTCTACTGGAAGTTCAAGGTACTGGCTCAGCCCTACACGCAGGTCGCTGCCTTGAGGGTGAGGTGA
- a CDS encoding AMP-binding protein, whose protein sequence is MGERIVPPSMRWKAMSLQEYQRIYSESVRNLEGFWAREAGKLKWREPWRSVREGAGPASSWFVGASLSPYENVVSKHEGTWVWHKPALIWENEAGDSRIVTYAELDSLASRLAAGLASLGVRRGDWVVVYSQPSIESVAAMLAAVKLGAPFEPVFTGFSAEELARRLARRKAKALVTSSGFLRRGRAVPLAGAAREALSRSGVQAHLVVAGEGAAEGGIALDDLLQWGSLKESAVVSSNHPLFGLHSGYEDGFHPIAHPAGGFLVQVYSTSQWIGLRPRDTYFCTVWPGWITGVSYVVFGPLMVGSTVLLYEGGPDWPSWNRWLELIDSYAVTLFLTTSSALRMMSRQEPSALTSNNDTLKAVLVTAEPLEAEVWRWSYERLASLTVPVVDSDGRRAVPVVNLYIQSEVGTFLTGNLVNYTFPPVAPGSAGPPIPGFHLDVVDERGASVRGAPGRLVVKGSWPSMPVEAPSVFRERWAGEVYDTGDEAVMLDSYIHPLGRRDPVLKVSGYRLSPGAIERAAESLPGVRAAVAAGLRDELRFEVPVLVYEGEAEPGEVRRRVREAVGPIAEPQHVFRVSSLRGARAELRAKLKRLLREKTLEEAVRELAAG, encoded by the coding sequence GTGGGCGAGAGGATCGTGCCGCCGAGCATGCGCTGGAAGGCGATGAGCCTCCAAGAGTACCAGCGCATCTACTCGGAGAGCGTGAGGAACCTCGAGGGCTTCTGGGCCCGCGAAGCCGGTAAGCTGAAGTGGAGGGAGCCCTGGCGCTCCGTGAGGGAGGGCGCGGGGCCGGCCTCGAGCTGGTTCGTGGGTGCGAGCCTCTCCCCCTACGAGAACGTCGTCTCGAAGCACGAGGGTACTTGGGTGTGGCACAAGCCTGCGCTCATCTGGGAGAACGAGGCTGGGGATTCGAGGATCGTCACCTACGCGGAGCTCGACAGCCTCGCGTCCAGGCTGGCTGCCGGCCTGGCGAGCCTGGGGGTGAGGAGGGGGGACTGGGTGGTAGTCTACTCGCAGCCTTCCATCGAGTCGGTTGCCGCGATGCTGGCAGCCGTGAAGCTGGGAGCCCCCTTCGAGCCTGTCTTCACAGGCTTCAGCGCGGAGGAGCTGGCCCGCAGGCTCGCGAGGAGGAAGGCGAAAGCGCTGGTCACCTCGTCGGGCTTCCTGAGGAGGGGGAGGGCCGTCCCCCTCGCCGGGGCAGCGCGGGAAGCTCTAAGCCGCTCCGGCGTCCAGGCCCATCTTGTAGTCGCGGGGGAGGGGGCGGCGGAGGGGGGCATCGCTCTCGACGACCTCCTGCAGTGGGGCAGCTTGAAGGAGAGCGCGGTAGTCTCCTCGAACCACCCGCTGTTCGGGCTACACAGCGGGTACGAGGACGGCTTTCACCCTATCGCGCACCCAGCGGGGGGCTTCCTGGTGCAGGTCTACTCGACTAGCCAGTGGATCGGGCTGCGGCCCCGCGACACTTACTTCTGCACGGTGTGGCCCGGCTGGATCACCGGCGTCTCCTACGTGGTTTTCGGCCCGCTGATGGTGGGCTCCACAGTCCTCCTCTACGAGGGTGGGCCCGACTGGCCCTCCTGGAACCGGTGGCTCGAGCTGATCGACAGCTACGCGGTCACCCTCTTCCTCACCACCTCGAGCGCGCTGCGCATGATGTCGCGGCAGGAACCCTCAGCCCTCACCTCGAACAATGACACGCTGAAAGCGGTCCTCGTCACCGCCGAGCCGCTCGAAGCCGAGGTGTGGAGGTGGAGCTACGAGCGCCTCGCCTCCCTCACGGTACCGGTTGTCGACTCCGATGGGAGGAGAGCGGTGCCGGTGGTGAACCTCTACATCCAGAGCGAGGTCGGCACCTTCCTCACGGGGAACCTCGTCAACTACACCTTCCCGCCCGTGGCGCCCGGCTCAGCCGGCCCCCCGATCCCCGGCTTCCACCTCGACGTCGTGGACGAGCGCGGCGCGAGCGTGCGCGGCGCTCCAGGCCGCCTCGTCGTGAAGGGCTCGTGGCCTTCAATGCCTGTGGAGGCGCCGAGCGTTTTCCGGGAGAGGTGGGCTGGAGAGGTCTACGATACAGGCGACGAGGCGGTGATGCTCGACAGCTACATCCACCCGCTGGGTAGGCGCGACCCTGTGCTGAAAGTCAGCGGGTACAGGCTGAGCCCCGGAGCAATCGAGCGGGCGGCCGAGTCCCTGCCCGGCGTGCGGGCCGCGGTCGCGGCTGGGCTGAGGGACGAGCTGAGGTTCGAGGTACCCGTGCTGGTGTACGAGGGTGAAGCGGAGCCCGGCGAAGTTCGGCGGAGGGTGCGCGAAGCTGTGGGCCCTATCGCCGAGCCCCAGCACGTCTTCAGGGTCAGCTCGCTGCGCGGAGCGAGAGCTGAGCTGAGAGCGAAGCTTAAGCGGCTGCTCCGCGAGAAGACGCTGGAGGAGGCGGTGAGGGAGCTTGCCGCCGGCTAA